The genome window CATCTCAATTAGCTCAAGAACATCATCAAATCGATCTTGTGTTAAAAATAATTTATTCAATAAAAGAACTGCTTCTGTAAATTCAGGATCTATTGCAAGCGCTTCTCTAAAATGTTCCTCGGCTTTTTGTTCGTCACCACGTTTTAAAGCTAATTTACCACCATATAAGTATAAATCTTTATTAAACTCATCTTGCTTTATTCCCTCGATAACTGTATTATACGCTTCATTCAGCATTTCCTCCTGCTCATAGCTGCGAGCTAAATAAAGATATAAGGAATGATAAGAGGGATCCAATCCTTTTACCTCTTCAAACCGATTTATAGCAATTGTATATAATCCTGCTTGCGATGCAGTCAAAGCGAGATTAAAGAGCGTATTGATCTCGACTTTTTCCTCGAGTGCTTTTTCATAATAAGGAATAGCATCCTCAAATGCACCCCCAGCACTTAGATTATCTGCAATTCTCCCATTTATATTTACGCCAGCGATATTTTCCTCTTTGGGTAATACCTTTTGGTAGGACTTAATCGCCTCGGTAATTTTTCCTTGTTCTGCATATAATTCACCTAACGCAAAATCGATAATTACCTCATCTGGTAAGATTTTTTGCGCTTCTTTTAGTTTTTGTTCGCTAACCTCATATAACCCATCCATTTGATAGAGATCAGCAAGCAAAAGCAATGCTTGAGGAAATGAAGGATCATTTGGGTTTAATTGTTCTAAATAAGAAATCGCGGCTTCTTCATTGCCTAATTCCATTTCTACTTCCGCGACAAGAACAAGTAATTCTCCTTCTTCTGGGTAACCTTCCAGTAAAACTAAGAATAAATCTTTTGCTTCCTCCAAAAAGCCTAACTGAAATAATTCTTCCCCCAGCACAAATCTTTCTTCATTATTCCCTGATTTTAATACATCCTGATAATATTTTAACGCTTTGTCTTGTTGACCGTCCTCTAATAAAGATATAATTTCATTAACTCTTTCCATATAATAATCCTCTCTAATCCCCTTCTATACTGTCAGGAAGGAAGGTACTTTTACTTCCAGTAATTCACCAAAGCCAGGGCGGTAAAACACTTTATCCCCTGCTCGAATACATTTACCTTTGTGTATGGTCATTTGTATTCTATCATAATGATAATGAAACAAATCATTTTCTTCAATATTTATGATTGCATCATCCATAGCAAATAAATTATATGTTACTTCTCCACCTTGATATATATTACCTTTAAATGGATATATCCCCATTTTCACTAAATCCGGATAAGCTATCGCTATTCCTTCTTTTATCTCATGAGGAATAGAGGGTATTTTAACATCTCTCATTAAGCTTGACCACATTTTTTGTGCTATTTTCTTTTCTTGTTGATCTTTTGTTAAAAAAATGGGAACCAATGGAGCGTTATAGGGGAATAGGGCTTCTTTTATCCATCCCCAAGGTACTCGGTATAACGCTTTTACATCTTCTACCTCGATAAATATAACAGGGATTTTTTCTCTTTTGCATCCTCGTATAAAACTTGGTGATAGCAGTTTTAAAGGAATTTTCACGCCAGCAACAAAATCAATCGCACAGTTTAACAAAGGAGTCTTCATTTTTTTCACTTGTAACGGCAATTCCCTTTCTCTGTTAACCTCTAAATAAAACAGCAAGGTTGTACACCCTTTTTTAATTAAATTTTCTTCAATGTATTGTTTTTGTTGAGTATAGGAAAGAATTCTCGTGACATGATTATCAAGCATAACTGTGGTGGGAGCCATCATATAAGGAGAACCATCCATTCGCATATATTGATAGGAGTTAAAGGTATCTCTCATCAATTCCACCCTGTTATCCTCAATTAGAATGGATGTCTTTTTTACTCTTTGCCTCTTTAATAAATGTATATTTTCGATGATATATCGCATCTTAAATCACCGCCTAATCTTTTTAAGACAAGCTATGATTTAAGATTTGCAAATATTCCTCCAGCAAGAATTTAATCTTATTTACTGCCAGAAAAAAATCGCCGATAAACATACTATGTTCATCGACGGGCTCTGTTATTTTCTATTCGATAATTCATTGAGATGCTCGAAAAACGAAGGATAAGATACTGAAATTGCCTTAGCATTTTCAAGGGTAAGTTCGCCTTCACAAATCTGCGCAGCAATCGCCAGCATCATTCCGATACGGTGATCTCCATGGGAATCCACTTTCGTTCCGATAAGCTTCTTCCCTCCCCGGATAATCATACCATCCTCTGTCGCTTGTATATCCGCACCTAATTTCTTTAACTCGGTTACTACTGTATCAATTCTATTCGTTTCCTTCACCTTAAGCTCATGCGCATCCTTTATAACCGTTACCCCTTCAGCCTGGGTAGCTAATAAAGCAATAATCGGAATTTCATCAATTAACTTCGGAATAATTTCTCCCTCAATCGTTGTTCCCTTTAAATCACTTGTAGACACAGTAATCGTTCCTGTAGGTTCAAATACATCGGTATCATTTTTATGAATCTCCATGCATGCTCCCATGTTATGAAGAACCTCTAAAATACCAGTCCTAGTAGGATTAAGCCCGACATTATTTAATGAAATTTTGCTGTTAGGAACGATGCAACCAGCTACAAGGAAGAAGGCTGCAGAAGAAATATCTCCTGGCACATGAATGTTGGTTCCAGAAAGCTTTTGAGCACCTTCTACAAAGATCTCCTTGTCTTTTCTGCTAATTTCGCCTCCAAATCGCTGAATCATTCTTTCGGTATGATCTCTAGTAGGTACAGGCTCTATTATTTTTGTAACTCCATCTGCATTCAGACCTGCAAATAAAATCGCTGATTTAACTTGAGCACTTGCTACTGGTAATCGATAGGTAATACTCTGTAAATTACCGCCTCGAACGGATAAAGGAGTATATTTTCCGTCTTCCCTGCCATCAATTTTCGCCCCCATTTCTCTTAGAGGAGCAACAACTCTTGTCATTGGCCGTTTCCCAATGGATGAATCACCAATTAGCGTACTATGAAATGGTAAACCGGATAATATTCCTGTTAGCAAGCGGATAGTCGTCCCCGAGTTCCCAACATCCAATATATCTTTTGGCTCTTGTAATGCTTCCATTCCTTTTCCGTGTATTACCACTTCTTTTTCATTTTGTTCTATTAGAACACCTAGCTTCCGGAAACAAGCGATCGTACTTAAGCAGTCATCGCCTAATAAAAAATTTGTAACCGTTGTTGTCCCATTTGCTATCGATCCAAACATAATCGAGCGGTGAGAAATCGATTTGTCACCTGGGACTGCAATTTCTCCTTTTAAACCTCGATTTTTTGTTTTAAGTGTGATTAAGTCCAATAGCTTCACATCCTTTTATCCAATCGTAGTATCATAATTAGAATAGGTAGCAATACACTTCTGTGCTCTTATTCTATCTTCTTCGGTTTGAAAACTAATTGCCAGAATTCCGAATATCTCTTCTCTGGTTTCCATTATTCTAATATTCGTTATACTTATTTTTTCTTGAGCTAAATAACCTGTAATCTCAGATATAACCCCTGGATAATCCGGTACATCTACAAATAAATCATAAAAAGCTGGGATTGCCCCTTTTTGATCTTGGGGCAAACCATCTCTTACTTTTTTTGCTCGGGAAAAATAGTCATATAATTCTTCGGCCCGTTCATTTTCAATGAGAGTAAGGACTCTGTCCATTTCTTTTTTCCATTCATTCATTAACTCAATTAACACGTTTTTATTATGTATTAATATATCACGCCACATTGAAGGGCTGCTAGAGGCGATTCTCGTAATGTCTCTAAATCCTCCGGCTGCTAACCTAGTTACTAGCTTATGCTTTTCACTAATCTGATCTGCTTGATGCACCAGTGATGCAGCAACTATATGCGGCATATGACTGATAGCCCCAGCTAACAAATCATGCTCTTCAGGAGAAATAACAAGAAATTTCGCATTTGTGCCTTGTAACCATTTTAATAAACACTGAACATGCTGATCCTTGATTTTTTCATGGGGAGTTAATAAATAAAAAGCATTTTCAAAAAGAAGTACTTTTGATGCGGAAACACCACTTTTATGGGAGCCAGCCATTGGATGTCCCCCAATAAAAGTAACGTTTTTATCTAATAGTACTTGTGACTTTTCTGTAATAACAGACTTAGTGCTTCCAACATCTGTGATGATAACATTTTCTTTCAATTCTATTTTAGAAAGTATTTCGATGATTTTTTCTGTTTCTTTAACTGGTGTAGAAAGAATAATCAAATCAGCAGTTTTTGCACCTTCTTCTATCGTTGTTGAAAGATTATCAATAACCCCCATCATACTGGCTAATTTCAAATTATCCTCGGAAATATCAAAACCTGTAATGATGCTTTCTGGGTGTTCTTTTTTTATACATAAAGCTAACGATCCACCTATAAGTCCTAAACCTATTATGAAGACGCGACCGTTCATTCTATCACCGCCTTCTATTCCCAATTGTTATTGCGCCACTTTCTTTTCAGCAAGAAACTGTTTCATTGCTTCAATCAAACCATCGTTTTCTTCTTTTGAGCCTATTGTAATTCGAACAGAGGTTGGATAATTCAATGGAACACCTGAACGGACGATATACCCTTTACTCATTAAGTATTGAAATACTTCATCCCCATCTATTTTGAAATCAACTAGCACAAAATTTGTTTGTGATGGGAAGTAGGATAAATTATTTTCCTCACAGAAACGATATAACTGTTCAAGACCTTCTCTATTTTTCTGTCGACAAGACTCCACAAATTCTTGATCCTTTAAGGCCTCTTCTGTTGCGATTTGCCCTAATGTATTAACATTAAATGGTTCTCTAACCGGGTCTAATGTGTTTAATAAGCTAGCATTGGCAACACCATATCCTACACGGAAGCTCGCAAGACCGTATATCTTTGAAAATGTTCGTAAAACGATTAAATTATTAAACTGTCGTGTGAGCGAAATAGCTTCATAATAGTCTTCTGCCACTACATACTCGTAATACGCTTCATCAAGTACTACAAGCACATCCTCTGGAACTTTTTCTAGAAAAGCAAGTAAGTCCTGCTCAGGGATATATGTACCGGTTGGATTATTTGGGCTGCATAGCCAGACAACACTAGTATTATCATCAATAGCTTTAAGCATTGCAGGCAGGTCATGTTCTGCTTTTTCTGTTAGAGGAACTTCTCGAACCTCTGCTCCATCAACGACTGCATTGTGCTTATATTGTCCAAATGTATGACTAGCCATTACCGTATTTAACCCTGGTCTTAATAAGGCTCTAGATATCATTAAGATAATTTCATCAGAACCATTTCCTAACACTAACTCTTCTGGTTTAACCTTTAAAAAATCAGCTAACGCATAGCGAAGGTTTGTTGCATATCCATCGGGATACAATGCATAAGAGCCATCGACTTTTTTTAAAGCCTCTAATACTTTTGGAGAACTTCCAAATGGGTTCTCATTAGACGCAAGCTTAACAATATGTTCAAGTTTAAATTGTTTTTTCACTTCATCTATCGTTCTACCAGGCTGGTAAGCTTTCAACCCTAAAAGCTGCTGTTTCCATTTCATATTTTTCACCTCAAGTTTATTGTTTTGTTAAATCAGGTCTTAATTGAATTGCTTTTTCTAAATAAGTATGCTGTATTTCCTCTTGCGGCAGCTCCGTGTTCCAATGCATCATAATCCGAATACACTTTTCTAATGAATGAGGAACTGCTATTTCTTTCATACACATAACTGGTACATATGTCCAATCTTCTTGCATACGAATAATTTTAGCTGGGAAAGCAGCATTTATATCATCTGTTACTGACAAAAATACGGATGCCACATCACATGCTTTTATATTATTTGCGTTTATCATCTCTTTAAAAAGTCTTTCTGTTGCAGATAAAATTTCTGCTTCGATATTGTGTTCAACCGTTATTGCTCCTCTAACGCCTCTAATCATCTACTTCCCACCTTTAAATAAACCTAATTCTTCTCTAATTACCGCTTCGTTCACTTCTACTAGTACAGGAGATCCTATTTCTTGTAAAAGGACAAAACGAATCGTCCCATTTATAGATTTCTTATCCTGTCTCATTCGATCAATTAAACGTTCTATTTCTAAATCATTGGGAATATCACAAGTATATCCTAACTGTTTAAGCCACTTTATATACTCCTCTAGCGAAAATGCTATGTCATATTTTCGCTTACTTAATCTTATCGCAAATATCATTCCAATCACGACAGCTTCTCCATGAGTAAATTTTCCATACCCCATCTCTGCCTCAATTGCATGACCTAATGTATGCCCAAAATTCAAAAAGGCACGTACACTTGTTTCCTTTTCATCTTCTTCAACAATCGCTTGTTTAACAAGAATACCTTTCTCAAGAATTTCAGACCAATAAGCAATTTTTACTTGTGATAAATCACTTATCTTGCTACGTAGTTCATGATAAAAGCTTATATCGCTAATTAATGCATGTTTGATTACCTCACCAAATCCTGAGCGAAGTTCTTGAAGCGGCAGTGTAGATAGAAACGTTGTATCATAAAAGACAGCTTCTGGCTGATTAAAAACACCAATCATGTTTTTACCTAAAGGATGGTTAATAGCTACTTTTCCGCCAACTGCACTATCATGAGCTAAAATAGTGGTTGGGATTTGAATAAAAGGAATTCCTCTCATAAAGGAAGCAGCTACATAGCCTGCTAAATCCCCAACGGCTCCGCCCCTAATGCTAACACTAGCGATTTACGGTCAAGGTGCTGTTCTAGCATATAGGTCAAACAAGCATAAAAAACATCAAATGTTTTTGCCTTTTCTCCTGCTGGCACTGTATAGCTAACGACAGGAAAGGAGGAAAGTTTCTTTTCAACCGTTTTCAGGTGCAGCTTTTCAACTGACTCATCTGTAATAATTAAAATTTTTGTTACATCAGCAAATTCCTTTTGCAGAAATGCTGAAAGTTCTGCAATTACATTCTCCCCAATCCATACATCATAATGTTTTGACATTGTTTGAATGGAAACAGTCTGCATTAGAATTCCCTCGCATGTCTATTGTGCTCAGCAATATTAGCTACAAGTCCTTCAAATCGATCAGCATAAAATTGATCAACAATAGCTGCAGCAAGCTCCCAAGCAACTGCATGCTCTGCTACTACAGATGCCGCTGGAACTGCGCAGCTATCACTGCGTTCAATGCTAGCTGTAAATTCTTCTTTTGTATCGATATCCACGCTTTTTAATGGTTTATATAGGGTCGGAATTGGCTTCATTACCCCTCTTACAACAATTGGCATACCGTTTGTCATTCCACCCTCTAAGCCACCTAGACGGTTTGTTCTGCGAGAATAGCCATTTTCTTGATCCCATATAATCTCATCATGAACTTCACTTCCTGGCTTTCTAGCAGCTTCAAAGCCTATTCCAATCTCTACTCCTTTAAATGCATTTATACTCATGATTGCGGCAGCAAGCTTTGCATCTAATTTACGGTCATAGTGCACATAGCTTCCCACACCAATCGGCATACCTTCCACTATTACTTCTACTACACCGCCAATGGAATCACCATTTGCTTTCGCTTCATCGATGGCATTCATCATTTTTAAGCCTGCTTCTTCATCTAAACAGCGAACAGGAGAATTTTCCGTAATTTCCCTAAGTTTTTCAATCGACTCATAATTAGTTATATTTGATTTTATACCACCAATTTCAACGACATGTGAGGCAACTTTAATCCCTAGTAAATCAAGGAGCTTTTTCGCCACTGCCCCTGCCGCTACACGAACTGTCGTTTCACGGGCAGAAGATCTCTCTAACACATTTCTCATATCGCGGTGACCATATTTAATAGCGCCATTTAAATCTGCATGCCCTGGGCGTGGACGACTTATTTTTCGTTTTATTTCGTTTGCTTCCGCTTCATCAATTGGGTCCTGTCCCATAACTTTAGTCCAATGCTTCCAATCGTTGTTTTCTACAATCAATGAAACCGGTGAACCTAGCGTATAACCATGTCTAATACCGCCGCCAATTTCAACGGTATCTGTTTCTATTTGCATTCTTCTTCCTCTGCCATGCCCTTTTTGTCTTCTAGCTAACTCCTTATTTATATCTTCAGCTAATAAAGGCATTCCAGCAGGAAGTCCTTCGATAATTGTGATTAATTTGGGACCATGTGACTCCCCAGATGTTAAATATCTCATAATGAATCCTTTCTCCCTTCAACGCTTTAAAGTGATTATGTTCCAATATAACATACCAATCCTGTTATGAATAGTGAAAATCTAAAAATCTTCACAAAATATTACAACGCGATAATCCTTTTCATAAGAAAAATAGCAATCATGTAAACAATGGCAAAACAACGATAAATTTGCAGTGTTGTTTTGCCATTAACTTATATTTTCCGATAAAAAAAAGTATCTGCTGTCTCAAATCCATATTTAGCAGGTGTAAAAATTTGCTCTGTACTCCCTACAAAGAAAATTCCACCAGGTTTTAAAGCTTGAGAAAATTTATGGTAAAGTAAATCTTTTGCATCCTCTGTAAAATAGATAAGAACATTTCTACACACAATTAAATCAAATGGTCCGCCAAACGAATCCGATAATAAGTTTTGCTTCTTAAATGTTACATTTCTTTTAACTTCCTCTTTTATTTTGAACATTGCACCATCTTTTTCAAAATATTTATCTTTTTGAGCGGATGGTACTTCGTTTAATGCTCGCTCTAAATAAATGCCCTTTTTTGCCCTGTCTAAGGCGTTAATATCAATATCCGTCGCAAGAATTTGAAAGTCTCTCAACTTCATTTCATTGGAAAGAAGCATAGATAAAGTATAAGGCTCCTCTCCTGTTGAGCAGGCGGCACTCCAAACCTTTAATTGTGCTTTTGATTGTAGAAGAGAGGGTAAGATTTTTTTCTCCAGTACTTCCCAGCGCTTATAATTCCGGTAAAACTCAGAAACATTAATTGTCATTCGATCTAATAGCTCGTCCAATAAATGTTTATCCTTATGTATCGCTTTAAAATAATCTTCAAAAGAAGTAAAACCCCTTTTTTCATAAAGAGATGTCAACCTTCTTTTCATTTGTGCCTCTTTGTACAAAGACAAATCTATTCCTGATAATTTGTAAAAATTCTTTATAAAATCTTGAAAATCCTTCTCCATTTAAAATTCCTCACAAGTATAATAAAATCAACTACTTTTTAAGTATATACGATTTTCCCACAAAACGGCCAAATTTTATTCCGATAATTCATATAATTACTAGAAAAGCGGAAGCGACTGGTTATCGGCGTACAAACTGGAGGGCGCTGACTGAGATAAAGGAAACACGGGGAAGCAGTGAGACGATGTTGACTTATCGTAGGGAAGCGACCGAAGTTTGCTAGAAGATAGGCGCTGAAGCTTGACATTGAAAAGCGGAGGGCACTCGGTAGGGGCGTGTGGGATGGAGCGACCGTTCCTGAGATATAGGATACACGATGAACGTTAGTGAATCGATGTTGCCTTATCCTAGGGAACGGTCGAGAAGCCCATCAGCCCCTAGTGCCCGGAGCTAGACATCAAAAGCGGAAGCGGCTGGATATCATCGCCCATACTCCAAGGTAGCCGGTCTCTTAGTTTAATCATTCAAAAAAAATAGCTGCCCTGCATAGGACAGCTAAGTAAGCTATATTAGTAAATCCAACTATCTAATAGTTTCTTATACTCTACTATTTCTTCTTCTTTAAAGAAAAGAGCAATTTCTCTTTGAGCACTTTCTATCCCGTCAGACCCATGGATAATATTTTTATGTTTTACTACTCCAAAATCACCACGAACCGTACCAGGCAAAGCTTCCAAAGGATCCGTTTTTCCCATCATCAGTCTTGCCTTGGCAATAACTTCCTCTCCTTGCCAAACCATTGCAAAAACAGGACCTGAAGTAATAAAATCTACTAATTGTGTAAAAAACGGCTTGCCTTTGTGTTCTGCATAATGTTGTTCCGCTAAATTTTCCGTAATATGAATAAGCTTTGCTCCAACAAGTTGAAAACCTTTTTCTTCAAAACGGGTTACTATTTTCCCTATTAAATTTCTTTGTACCCCATCTGGCTTTACCATTAGAAATGTTCTTTCCATAAGCTCACTCCTACCATATGTATTAGACTAGTAAACATGGTCATTCATGAAAAACTTACCACAAAAACCCAATTTATGCAAAAGAAATTTAAAAACGCTTTCATCAAAAACATGTACAAAAGGTATGCTTATTCCTTAAAATTTGCGCTTTCCTAAATATTTAGCGATATTATTAAGTGCAGATTTTGCTTTTCCATTTGGCAAATCATGGATAGTTTGCAAAGCCTTTTTTAAATACAAATCACTAACCTGCAAGGAACGATCGATAGCATCTGTATTTTTGATCATGGAGATAATTTCCATTAACTCTTTCTTAGGCATTGCCTCATGAACAGTTATCACTTTATCGCGCACTTTTTCTTGTTCCATCGCGAATAAAACAGGCAAAGTAATATTTCCTTGAAGTAAATCTCCACCAGCAGGCTTTCCTAATTCTTCTTCCGTACCTACAAAATCGAGAACATCATCTATGATTTGATAAGACATTCCAACATAATAACCAAATCGATATAACTTTTGTTGATAATCTTCCTCAACATCAGAAACAATAGCCCCTACTAACGAGCTTGCCGATATTAATAATGCCGTTTTCCGTTTAATTCGTCGAAAATAATCCCTTATATTTTGATCAAATCGGTATTTATCTTTTATTTGCTGAATTTCACCGATACATACTTCCACTATCGTATTAGCAAGGACTTTGTGAGCAGCTGGCTTATCTATCTCACTCATAATTTCTATTGACCTAGCAAAAATATAATCCCCTGTATACATGGCTACTTTATTATCCCATTTTGCTTTAATCGTCGGTTGGCCTCTCCTTAAATCGGAGTCGTCTATAACATCATCATGAACTAAGGATGCCATATGAATTAATTCTAATGAAATAGCTGCCTTTTTTATAACCTGAATATCATAGTTACCAAACTGTCCAGCAAGCAATACGAATATCGGACGTATTCTTTTGCCACCTGCTTGCAATAAATGTAACGATGATTCTCTTAAAATGGAAGAGTTCGCCTGTACCGTTTCTTCCAAAGCTTTCTCAATCTTATCTATATCCGAATTCAAAAATGAGTACATCATTTTTAATTTCACTAACTACTCACCCAACTTGTATCGATATTTTAAAATAATTATCCAGCATAAAAATGCTTATATATAAATTTAATCCTATTTATGAAAAAAAGAGGTCTAAATACAAGGACAAGAATACAGGATTAAAATGTAGTCCTCCCATCTTGATCCAAATATTGCTTATTGGATTTTGATTTAGACTCTCCTCTATGATTGCACGATTATTTATATCCTATATGAACCGCAGCAACACCACCAAAATAAGGCTTATATGTCACTTTCTTTAGTCCAGCTTCTTGAAACATCAGAGCAAGTTCTTTCATACCCGGAAAGTCACGTGCCGATTCTTGAAGCCATGAATATTCCTTATAGCTTTTCGCAAACAATTTCCCGAAAACCGGCATGATATATCGAAAATAAAAGTAGTATCCCTGTCTAAAGATCGGCATTGTCGGCTGGGATGTTTCTAAACAAACTACCAATCCACCTGGCTTTACCACTCTTCGCATCTCTTTTAAAACAGTTAAATAATCTGGAACATTTCGTAAACCAAAGCCGATTGTCACAAAATCAAACTGATTATCATCAAATGGCAATTCCATAGCATTCCCGTGAATAAGCTCAATATTCTCATATCCCATTGTCTTTTGTTTACCGATACTCAACATATTTTCACTAAAATCAAGTCCAACTACTTTGCCGTTTGGTCCAACTTGCTCTGCTAGGCTAATTGTCCAATCAGCTGTTCCGCAGCATACATCTAAACATGCTGCTCCTTTAGGCACATTCATTCTCTTCATCGTGTCTTTTCGCCATAGTTTATGTTGCTGAAAGCTGATGACTGAATTCATTTTATCGTAATTACTATAAATTTTTTCAAATACATTATGTACCTTTTCTTCTTTAGATTGCTGCTCTTGCATTTTTAATTACCCTTCCTCTACGTACAATTGTTGTTTGTTTATTGCATTTAATAACTGATAGGTATTTTCTCTAAACACTGCTTGTAATTCAGGAAGATTTTCTAGCATCTCTTCTAGTCGTGAACTTGTCTCTTTTAAATATTTATCTAATACGGCTGTTTTAGCACTTATAGATAATAAATTGTTCTTATTCTCATACTTATAAAATGTTTCGACAACGATTGATCCTTGCGTGCGGTCATATAATTCTTTTTCTTTTTGTATTCGATAAAGAAACAAATATTCCTCTACAAGCGATTTCCATCCATCTAATTGA of Niallia circulans contains these proteins:
- a CDS encoding demethylmenaquinone methyltransferase, translated to MQEQQSKEEKVHNVFEKIYSNYDKMNSVISFQQHKLWRKDTMKRMNVPKGAACLDVCCGTADWTISLAEQVGPNGKVVGLDFSENMLSIGKQKTMGYENIELIHGNAMELPFDDNQFDFVTIGFGLRNVPDYLTVLKEMRRVVKPGGLVVCLETSQPTMPIFRQGYYFYFRYIMPVFGKLFAKSYKEYSWLQESARDFPGMKELALMFQEAGLKKVTYKPYFGGVAAVHIGYK
- the hepT gene encoding heptaprenyl diphosphate synthase component II, which encodes MKLKMMYSFLNSDIDKIEKALEETVQANSSILRESSLHLLQAGGKRIRPIFVLLAGQFGNYDIQVIKKAAISLELIHMASLVHDDVIDDSDLRRGQPTIKAKWDNKVAMYTGDYIFARSIEIMSEIDKPAAHKVLANTIVEVCIGEIQQIKDKYRFDQNIRDYFRRIKRKTALLISASSLVGAIVSDVEEDYQQKLYRFGYYVGMSYQIIDDVLDFVGTEEELGKPAGGDLLQGNITLPVLFAMEQEKVRDKVITVHEAMPKKELMEIISMIKNTDAIDRSLQVSDLYLKKALQTIHDLPNGKAKSALNNIAKYLGKRKF